A section of the Solea solea chromosome 17, fSolSol10.1, whole genome shotgun sequence genome encodes:
- the prpf39 gene encoding pre-mRNA-processing factor 39, translated as MEDTGPHLPDKTITGMLDSESPAMESNGDAFLPELPVLDQAGGDWSMSHVAPEPPTTILPEESDTSQDVQQPALEMNSVEKAVEQFQLASAQLFQEVQPPQPTEEAAAAAPAPAQPSECNAEAMDSEQPIQEMSVEPDAAVQDGSQDLTEAPQATEDGMELEEQSKETTDESTVPAEPELPSEFDKLFKGCEESPEDFNGWVYLLQYVEQENVLTAVRKAFDVFLLRYPYCYGYWKKYADIEKKHVNVQVAEEVYRRGLQAIPLSVDLWLHYLTFIKENSDPNDSDTEGHIRAAYEQSVLAAGTDFRSDRLWESFINWETEQQKLANVTAIYDRVLGIPTQLYSQHFQKFKDHVQNNNPKHFLSEDEFVRLRLELSKASLLSMVSNEDETPAVQEELPSGIEDLTDPAKRVTEIENMRHKVIEVRQEVFNHNEHEVSKRWAFEEGIKRPYFHVKALEKTQLSNWKEYLDFEVENGTPERVVVLFERCLIACALYEEFWTKYAKYLESYSTECVRHVYKKACTLHLPKKPAIHLLWAAFEEQQGNAEEAREILKSLEVTVPGLAMVRLRRVSLERRHGNLEEAEVLLREAMESAKNTTEASFYAVKLARHLMKVQKSVSKARTVLLDAIEKDQASPKLYLNLLELEFGGDVTQNEAEILACFNQALNSQMPLESRLVFAQRKVEFLEDFGSDINVLVAAYDEQQKLLKESEPTKRKAENGYDSSQEPDAKRQRAEDDSDATTATTDAQANNSAYNYNWYQQPYASWGQNSWGQYNQYAQYNQYYPPPPT; from the exons ATGGAAGACACCG GCCCACACCTCCCAGACAAAACAATTACTGGAATGCTGGACAGTGAGTCCCCTGCCATGGAGAGCAACGGGGATGCTTTTCTTCCTGAACTTCCTGTTCTAGACCAAGCTGGTGGTGACTGGTCCATGAGCCATGTTGCTCCAGAACCACCCACAACCATCTTGCCCGAGGAATCTGACACCTCTCAAGATGTTCAGCAACCTGCTCTGGAAATGAATTCTGTGGAGAAGGCTGTGGAGCAATTTCAACTTGCCAGTGCTCAGCTTTTCCAAGAGGTTCAGCCACCACAGCCcacagaagaagcagcagcagcagcaccagcaccagcacagCCATCAGAATGCAACGCAGAGGCTATGGACTCAGAGCAACCCATTCAGGAGATGAGTGTAGAGCCTGATGCTGCTGTACAAGATGGCAGTCAAG ATCTGACTGAGGCACCACAAGCTACAGAGGACGGCATGGAGCTGGAAGAACAATCCAAAGAGACAACAGATGAATCAACAGTTCCTGCAGAGCCAGAGCTTCCCAGTGAATTTGACAAACTCTTTAAAGGTTGTGAGGAGAGCCCAGAGGACTTCAATGGTTGGGTGTACCTGCTGCAGTATGTGGAGCAAGAG AATGTCCTTACAGCTGTAAGAAAAGCATTTGATGTATTCCTGCTTCGCTATCCATACTGCTATGGCTATTGGAAGAAGTATGCTGATATAGAGAAAAAGCATGTCAATGTACAGGTTGCAGAAGAG GTGTACAGAAGAGGTTTGCAGGCAATCCCTCTCAGTGTGGACCTGTGGCTGCACTACCTGACCTTCATTAAGGAGAACTCTGATCCTAATGACTCGGACACTGAGGGACACATTCGAGC TGCCTATGAACAGTCGGTTCTTGCAGCAGGCACAGATTTTCGCTCGGACCGTCTGTGGGAGTCATTCATCAACTGGgagacagagcagcagaagCTGGCAAACGTCACTGCCATCTATGATCGCGTCTTAGGAATCCCAACCCAGCTATACTCCCAGCACTTTCAGAA GTTCAAAGATCATGTACAGAACAACAACCCCAAACACTTTCTCTCAGAGGATGAGTTTGTTCGACTGAGACTTGAGCTCTCTAAAGCCAGCCTTTTGTCAATGGTCAGCAATGAAGACGAGACACCTGCTGTCCAGGAGGAGCTACCATCGGGAATAGAGGATCTTACAGATCCTGCTAAG agAGTGACGGAGATCGAGAACATGCGCCACAAAGTGATTGAGGTTCGGCAGGAAGTATTCAACCACAACGAACACGAAGTCAGCAAGCGCTGGGCCTTTGAGGAAGGG ATTAAAAGACCATACTTCCACGTCAAAGCCTTGGAGAAGACCCAGCTAAGCAACTGGAAGGAGTACCTGGACTTTGAGGTTGAAAATGGGACTCCGGAGCGTGTGGTTGTTCTTTTTGAACGCTGCCTGATTGCCTGTGCTCTCTACGAGGAGTTCTGGACCAAG TATGCAAAATATCTAGAGAGCTACAGCACTGAATGTGTGAGACATGTCTACAAGAAGGCGTGCACCCTCCATTTGCCCAAAAAACCAGCCATCCACCTGCTTTGGGCAGCCTTTGAGGAGCAGCAAG GCAATGCCGAGGAAGCTCGAGAAATCCTGAAGTCCTTGGAGGTGACGGTCCCAGGTCTAGCTATGGTGCGCCTTCGGAGGGTCAGTCTGGAGCGTCGCCATGGTAACTTGGAGGAAGCAGAGGTGCTGTTACGGGAGGCCATGGAGTCTGCAAAGAATACCACTGAGGCATCGTTCTACGCTGTGAAGCTGGCAAGGCATCTGATGAAGGTGCAGAAAAGTGTGAGCAAAGCAAGAACGGTACTGCTGGATGCTATCGAAAAAGACCAG GCAAGTCCAAAACTGTACCTGAACCTGCTTGAGCTGGAGTTTGGTGGGGATGTGACGCAGAATGAGGCGGAGATCTTGGCTTGTTTCAACCAGGCACTTAACAGCCAGATGCCCCTTGAATCCCGCCTCGTCTTTGCGCAACGCAAAGTCGAGTTCCTTGAAGACTTTGGCAGTGACATCAATGT GCTTGTGGCTGCATATGATGAACAGCAGAAACTTCTGAAAGAAAGCGAACCCACAAAGAGGAAAGCTGAGAATGGTTATGACAG TTCCCAGGAACCTGATGCTAAGAGACAGCGTGCAGAAGATGATTCAGATGCAACAACTGCAACGACAGATGCGCAGGCAAACAACTCTGCATACAACTACAACTGGTACCAG CAACCATACGCCAGCTGGGGACAGAACTCCTGGGGGCAGTACAATCAATATGCCCAGTATAACCAGTActaccctcctcctcctacatGA
- the LOC131444032 gene encoding poly(A) polymerase type 3-like, giving the protein MTSCNPLKSQAQPVPKIPKYYGITPPISEDLPTETDTIQTEELIKCLRSYDIFEEDLEHQHREEVVKRLESLFKEWLKEMCLEMNVPENVMDNVGGKALPFGSFRLGAYAKGADIDVLCVGPGFIKRKDFFTSFYEKLKAQEVKNIRAVEEAFVPVIKFIYDGIEVDMVVAMVVRKSIPGSLNLLDDKILKDMDKYSVRSLNGYRVTEEILLLVPNIQNFQLALLAIKLWAKRRNIYSNMLGFLCGISLAILVARICQLYPNAAASTVVIKFFKIYSMWDWSIPVCLRVVVDRYYNLPFWDPTLNPSDRCHMMPIITPAYPQQNTTFNVSSSTLAVITEEINLGHAITQEILQKKADWSKLFETPHFFEKYQYVLSEPKNRNKYCLTALENCLQYVVLKVTSAEKLHHECVSLVESKIRHLVGLLERNRQISRAHLHTQSFPGPSQENNK; this is encoded by the exons ATGACTAG TTGTAATCCACTGAAGAGCCAAGCTCAGCCAGTGCCAAAGATTCCCAAGTATTATGGGATCACACCTCCAATCAGTGAAGACCTGCCTACAGAGACTGACACGATCCAGACTGAAGAACTGATCAAGTGTCTCAGGTCATATGACATATTTGAAGAAGATCTTGAGCACCAACACAG AGAGGAAGTTGTGAAGAGACTGGAGTCTCTCTTTAAAGAATGGCTCAAAGAAATGTGTTTAGAAATG aatgtACCTGAAAACGTGATGGACAACGTTGGAGGAAAAGCTCTACCATTTGGCTCCTTTCGTCTGGGAGCTTATGCCAAGG GTGCTGATATCGATGTCCTTTGTGTCGGACCTGGATTCATTAAGAGAAAGGATTTTTTCACCTCCTTCTATGAGAAGCTGAAAGCTCAGGAGGTGAAAAACATACGG GCTGTCGAAGAGGCATTTGTCCCTGTTATCAAGTTTATCTATGATGGCATTGAG GTTGACATGGTCGTTGCCATGGTGGTGCGAAAGTCCATTCCAGGAAGTCTGAACCTTCTTGACGACAAGATTCTGAAGGACATGGACAAATACAGTGTCAGGAGTCTTAATG GCTACAGAGTGACAGAGGAAATCCTCCTTCTTGTGCCAAACATTCAAAACTTCCAGCTCGCTTTATTAGCCATCAAGCTGTGGGCCAAAC GTCGTAACATTTACTCGAACATGCTGGGCTTCCTGTGTGGAATATCATTGGCCATACTGGTGGCCAGAATCTGCCAGCTCTACCCAAATGCAGCTGCGTCCACAGTGGTCATCAAGTTTTTTAAGATCTACTCCATGTG GGATTGGTCAATCCCAGTTTGTTTGAGGGTCGTAGTGGACCGCTATTACAACCTGCCCTTCTGGGATCCAACG CTGAACCCAAGTGACCGCTGCCACATGATGCCCATTATCACCCCAGCGTATCCACAGCAGAACACAACCTTCAACGTGTCTTCTTCCACCTTGGCTGTTATAACAGAGGAGATCAACCTTG GTCACGCCATCACCCAAGAAATACTGCAGAAAAAAGCTGACTGGTCCAAACTGTTTGAGACGCCACACTTTTTTGAGAAGTACCAGTATGTATTGAGTGAacctaaaaacagaaataagtATTGCCTAACTGCTCTTGAaaattgttt GCAATATGTTGTGCTGAAAGTTACTTCTGCAGAGAAGCTGCACCATGAGTG TGTCAGTCTGGTGGAGTctaaaatcagacacctggtgGGACTTCTGGAGCGAAACAGGCAGATTTCCCGCGCTCATCTTCATACACAGTCCTTCCCTGGACCCAGTCAGGAAAATAACAAGTAA
- the fkbp3 gene encoding peptidyl-prolyl cis-trans isomerase FKBP3 yields MATEPAREWSVEQLKSDDLPKKDIIKFIQDNAAHSFLNEHKLLGNIKNVAKTAKKEQLIIAYSQLFESKRFKGTEPVEEVTEQVKQVKIEDKPKEVKTEVVDEGPPKYTKSVLKKGDKTNFPKKGENVSCWYTGTLEDGTVFDTNIPAAARKKKQTKPLIFKIGLGRVIRGWDEAILTMSKGEHARLEIESDWAYGKKGLPDSKIPPNAKLIFELELVAVD; encoded by the exons ATGGCGACTGAACCAGCACGGGAATGGAGCGTTGAGCAGCTAAAAAGTGACGATTTGCCTAAAAAGGACATCATAAAGTTCATTCAGGACAATGCTGCCCACTCG TTCCTCAATGAACACAAGCTGCTGGGAAACATAAAGAATGTCGCCAAAACAGCAAAGAAAGAACAACTCATCATAGCCTACAGTCAGCTCTTTGAGAGCAAA agattTAAAGGCACTGAACCTGTAGAAGAAGTAACTGAGCAGGTTAAACAAGTGAAAATCGAAGACAAGCCCAAAGAAGTCAAAACAGAGGTTGTAGATGAG GGTCCACCCAAGTACACCAAGTCAGTGCTGAAGAAAGGTGACAAGACCAACTTCCCAAAGAAAGGTGAAAATGTGAGCTGCTGGTACACTGGTACCTTGGAGGATGGAACCGTGTTTGACACCAATATTCCTGCAG CAGCCAGAAAGAAGAAGCAGACTAAACCACTGATCTTCAAGATTGGCTTGGGAAGAGTCATCAGAGGT TGGGATGAAGCCATTCTGACAATGAGCAAGGGTGAACACGCCCGATTGGAGATTGAATCAGATTGGGCCTATGGGAAAAAGGGTCTCCCCGACTCAAA AATTCCACCAAACGCAAAGCTGATCTTTGAGTTGGAGCTTGTTGCTGTGGATTAA
- the faua gene encoding FAU ubiquitin like and ribosomal protein S30 fusion a — protein sequence MQLFVRAQNTHTLEVTGQETVGQIKAHVQALEGLLVEDQVLLFGGCPLEDDTSLASCGVLEHCTLEVAGRLLGGKVHGSLARAGKVRGQTPKVDKQEKKKKKTGRAKRRIQYNRRFVNVVPTFGKKKGPNANS from the exons ATGCAGCTCTTCGTGCGTGCTCAGAACACTCACACCCTTGAGGTGACCGGACAGGAAACTGTTGGACAGATCAAG GCCCATGTCCAGGCTCTGGAGGGTCTTCTGGTCGAGGACCAGGTGCTGTTGTTTGGTGGATGCCCACTTGAGGATGACACCTCTCTGGCTTCCTGTGGAGTCTTGGAGCACTGCACTCTGGAGGTAGCTGGCAGGCTGCTTGGAG GCAAGGTCCACGGCTCCCTGGCCCGTGCCGGAAAAGTGAGGGGACAGACTCCCAAG GTTGAcaagcaggagaagaagaaaaagaagaccgGCCGTGCCAAGCGTCGCATCCAGTACAACAGGCGCTTCGTGAATGTTGTGCCCACATTTGGAAAGAAGAAGGGACCCAACGCCAACTCCTAA
- the arf6a gene encoding ADP-ribosylation factor 6a: MGKLLSKIFGNKEMRILMLGLDAAGKTTILYKLKLGQSVTTIPTVGFNVETVTYKNVKFNVWDVGGQDKIRPLWRHYYTGTQGLIFVVDCADRDRIDEARQELHRIINDREMRDAIILIFANKQDLPDAMKPHEIQEKLGLTRIRDRNWYVQPSCATTGDGLYEGLTWLTSNYKS; encoded by the coding sequence ATGGGGAAATTACTGTCAAAGATCTTTGGCAACAAGGAGATGAGAATATTGATGCTTGGACTTGATGCTGCTGGTAAAACCACCATTCTGTACAAGTTGAAGCTGGGACAGTCAGTCACCACTATCCCCACGGTTGGTTTCAACGTGGAGACCGTCACCTATAAGAATGTGAAGTTCAACGTGTGGGACGTGGGGGGACAGGACAAGATCAGACCTCTTTGGAGACATTACTACACGGGCACCCAGGGCCTGATTTTTGTGGTGGACTGTGCCGACAGGGACAGGATCGACGAGGCGAGGCAGGAGCTCCACCGGATCATCAATGACCGAGAGATGAGGGATGCCATCATCCTGATCTTTGCCAACAAACAAGACCTCCCAGATGCCATGAAACCCCACGAGATCCAGGAGAAGCTGGGCCTGACCCGTATCAGAGATAGGAATTGGTACGTTCAACCCTCATGTGCAACAACAGGGGATGGACTATATGAGGGTCTCACCTGGCTCACCTCAAACTACAAATCTTAA